From a region of the Tenggerimyces flavus genome:
- the rplM gene encoding 50S ribosomal protein L13, with amino-acid sequence MRTYSPKPGEVTREWHVIDATDVVLGRLASHVATLLRGKHKPTFAPHVDTGDFVVVVNAGKVALSGNKREDKLSHRHSGFPGGLTSVPFGELLDKNPRRAIERAVWGMLPKNRLGRKMLKKLKVYAGPEHPHKAQQPQTFEITQIAQ; translated from the coding sequence GTGCGCACGTATAGCCCCAAGCCCGGCGAGGTGACCCGCGAGTGGCACGTCATCGACGCGACCGATGTCGTCCTCGGGCGGCTCGCGAGCCACGTGGCGACTCTGCTGCGGGGTAAGCACAAGCCGACGTTCGCACCTCACGTCGACACCGGCGACTTCGTTGTCGTCGTCAACGCCGGCAAGGTTGCGCTGTCTGGCAACAAGCGCGAGGACAAGCTCTCCCACCGGCACTCCGGCTTCCCGGGTGGACTGACCTCGGTCCCGTTCGGCGAGCTGCTGGACAAGAACCCGCGCCGCGCCATTGAGCGCGCGGTCTGGGGCATGCTCCCCAAGAACCGACTCGGCCGGAAGATGCTGAAGAAGCTGAAGGTCTACGCGGGCCCCGAACACCCGCACAAGGCCCAGCAGCCCCAGACGTTCGAGATCACCCAGATCGCGCAGTGA